The segment AACAGCGCACCTCCATCGTCATCTCCCACCGCATCTTCGCCATCATGGACGCCGACCTGATATTGGTGATGGACCAGGGCAGGATCGTGGAGCAGGGAAAACATCAGGAGCTGTTGGACCGCAAAGGCAAGTATTTTGAGATGCACCAGCTGCAGCAGCTGGAAAGAGAGCTGGAGAAGGCCTGACCGGTTTCGTTATTGGTTAATTGTTATTCGTTATTTATAAGACAGGCAAACAGATGGACAAGCCTTTTTGGGAAAGATCCTATAAAAACACTGAGGCCTCGACCTTTGGGAGCCCCAGCCTTGAGATCTATGAGATCTCAAACTCGCTGCCCAAGGCATCAAGGATCCTTGATGCCGGGTGCGGGGACGGAAGAAATGCCCTGTTCCTGGCGGAAAAAGGATTTTCCGTGGATGCCTTTGACATTTCCGCCAGCGGCATAGAGAAACTGACCCTGCTCGCCAAACAGAAGGGGATTGAGATCAATGCCTGGGTTCAGGATCTGGCCGAATATGATTTTAAGGATCACTACGATCTGATAATTTCCCACGGCGTTCTGCACTTGGTTACAAGGGACACCTGGACCGGGTTTGTCCGGGGCATGAAATCGCATACCCGGATCAATGGCGTTAACGTTATCGTGGTGTTCACCGACGCTTTGCCCATTCCCGCGGATTTAGCGCAGCATTGCATAGGCTTATTCGCTGAAAAAGAGATCAAGAACATTTATTCCGACTGGGCGGTCGAGTATTTCAAGTCTTACGATTTTTACGACACTCACCCCGGCGGGCTAAAGCACCACCATGCAGCCAACAAACTGATCGCCCGGAAGAGGTAACGCCCCAAAACCGGTCATTGTCCACTGTTCATTGTTAATTGTTTGAGAACCCATGCACATTTTATACATCGCGCTGGGCGGAAGCCTGGGAGCCCTGGCCCGCTACGGCCTTTCCAAATGGGTCCATCTGAACGTCAGCCAGATCTTTCCCTGGGGCACGCTGGCGGTGAACCTTACCGGCTGTTTTCTGATCGGGTTCTTCTTTGAGCTGTTCGAGACCTCCGTCATTCCGGCGGACCTAAGGAGCTTCATCACCATCGGGTTCATCGGAGCCT is part of the bacterium genome and harbors:
- a CDS encoding methyltransferase domain-containing protein, with product MDKPFWERSYKNTEASTFGSPSLEIYEISNSLPKASRILDAGCGDGRNALFLAEKGFSVDAFDISASGIEKLTLLAKQKGIEINAWVQDLAEYDFKDHYDLIISHGVLHLVTRDTWTGFVRGMKSHTRINGVNVIVVFTDALPIPADLAQHCIGLFAEKEIKNIYSDWAVEYFKSYDFYDTHPGGLKHHHAANKLIARKR
- the crcB gene encoding fluoride efflux transporter CrcB, with protein sequence MHILYIALGGSLGALARYGLSKWVHLNVSQIFPWGTLAVNLTGCFLIGFFFELFETSVIPADLRSFITIGFIGAYTTFSTYSLESVNLLREGQIRLFVTNILLSTILGLLLVAAGLYASRFFLKAIR